The sequence atacatgcaacttaaaatacagttagttGACCACTTTGAAACATAGAAGcgtgtatatgtatactagttgttttacattttacgaacataacaataaattattaacaATATCGAAGCcataaacaaataatgaaacATAAACATGGGCACAAAGcatacttgaattatttcacACAAGAGGATTGCATTAAATATTGACAATCATGTTTTGTAACTGGGACAACGTGCTACCAAAATGGCTGCTTTCTGGTAGGCTGCGTATCTGGAGCAACCAGTGCTGGCATTCGATACATTTACGGTGGCGTTCCTCGCGCGAAACATCTACGCCTAGAATATTTGACCAAGGATCAATGTTGTCTTGAATAATTGGCAAGAAGTTCGAAAGGATCACTCTGAGCGTGTCGCAACCCCGTGTGTAGTGGCTAGGCAATAAAGATACGGGATATTGAAATTCTTTGAAGGGCCATTTCTGTCATTGTACTTACAATTTGTGTGGGCTCTGCAAGAGTTCATAGATCTCCGGTAGTAATAAAAGACACAAATCCAAATTCCACGACGACCTGCAGCCATTATAAGTGGATTAGTACAGTCTTTGGGTCGATTATCTGTCTTTACTTACGTTTTCTCCATTATCGCACCTAAGAGATCAACAAACACAGTTCGACCCGTCTTTATAGCTTGTTTCAAAGCGCCGATGATATCATGAGAtctgtaaaataacaaatttattgattattttccaaataaagcgcataaaattaatttgagtgCTTGGCCACCGATCCTCGTGATTGTGGCACAggcattttttagttaattgtaATGCATCTTCTAGTACCTTGTAGAGCTGCGTATTAGTTGCAATGTGGCATGCCTGTTGCTCAGCTCTTGGTAGATTTGCTCATGTGACGCCAGTAGCATTTGTATCTCCAAACTGTCGTCGATATTTTGTCGATTGCCAAAACTCTTTTGGTTCATGTTCGGTTGTGTCAGTAATGTAGGATCCGGCCGATAGTTAACTGGtatctacaaaataaataaaatatataattcttTAATAGCCTGCAATAGAGCCTTCCACAAAATCTTACATTAGTGATAGTGCTGCCATCCGCATTGTAACTTGAGAATCTCTACAATAAATACCATAAGTAAAATatccaaagttttgtttcaataaacttacatttgcttgcctcTGAGCAGCAGCAACTTGTCGTTGCGGCGACCGCAGTTCCAATGTAGTACGCGAGCGTGTCGGTGGCTTGGCATAGATTTGCACACTTATATTCTTATTTCGTGCGTTTTCTTTGTTAAGATTGGACTGTGTGTCATTCACGCGTTTTGTCTTGTTTACAAAATGGGACGAAGCTGACTTTTTCAGTGGCATATTGTCGTCCAGTTTATGCAGCTCTGTAGAGCTTACCGAGGACACCTGGGACAACTTGCTGCGCTGCTGGTGGGAAGAGTTTGTGTGGGATTTACCACTCGTTGAAATGGCTATATGAGTGGTGCGCTTTTGTGCACTCGTTGTTGTTTTAGATTTCGAACCTTTAAATGCTGGAATTTGCTGAGCTGGTCCCATTGTCGCTGTTGTTGAGCTTACCGAATTTGGTCCGTTGGGCTGTTGATGATTGTTTTGGTTTACAGGAAAATCTTCAACCATCTCTGTATGGTCATAATTTGATATGACGGGCGGATtactttcatttaaattatattcaatCTCATTAGCAAATGAGTTGGTCATCGGCATGTGGAGGTAAATATCACGTTCTCCTGGCATTTTTAATGAGCTGGGCCCGTCAAAATTTAGCGAGCAAATGCCGTTGCCACTAAATGAACTATACCCTGTACTCGAGGCAATCGACGGAAAATTGTAGGGTGGAGAAGTATTAGATTTATGCGTCAGATGAGTCATTCCCCTATACGACGCGTCAAAGTTTAATGTATTGCTATTTACACTATTACTACTCATGCCATTTAATGATGAAATAGCTGACGCCGGCGCCTGGGGCGGAGAAGTAGTGTCCAACAAAGATTCGTCCACCAATTCAAGACTTAAATTCGGCGATGAATGGCCGTCCAGACTAGGACTCCTGTTATCCTCATTTTCCTCGACCAGCCGAGACGCCTTTGGACCTGTGATAGAAAGCCTCAACTTCTGGCTGCCACGCGAAAAGCTCTTTCGTGTAGTCGAATTATGGCTGAAAGCGGCGGGTGTGGTATTGGATGGATTGTAAAATGGAAATACTCGGTCAATACTAAGTGCATTTATAGAAACAATGCTTTGTTCATAAGAACCAcagatctataaaataaaaattaagataatAGGATATCAACAGTACATTCCCCATCTTAATGACATACCAATTTTCGATTAACAACTTTCATATCACCCAATGCAGTCCAAGTGGATATTATATGGTCAAACTCGCGATCTGGTTCCCAGCCAATCACAGAAATACCTGCTGCGGTACCCACAAATAGACACTCCCCGTTCTCACTGCAAGTTTCGTTTTGTAAGCAAAGAGCAAATGGAATTTCGTTGATTTCGCAATTTACCTGAATGTAATGCATTTTATTGGATGGCCATAAAATTGGCTCTCGCTCTCGGTCTGAGATATACGCAATTGACTCTCCAAATCGTATATGCAAACGGTCCCATCAACGCGTCCAACGGCTAATAGGAACTCAAAGGGATGAAATTGGATACAAGTAATAGCGGCTGCTGGCGGCTGCTCACTGAAATCCatgatttgtttgcttttacgTATATCCCAGATTATTACAGACCCTTCTGTACCAGCAGATGCAATCCACAATCCATCCGGCGAGAACTTTACTGAATTGACCTGAGCGATATGGCCTCGGTAAATCTTAATACATCTATTTTGGTTTCTGACATCCCACagtctgaaattttttataaaaacaaccaATTAAAGGAGGCTTTTGTCGACttattttgcaaaatgttttcaatcCTAAATTcgatatcattatttttatttttattgaattcgtACTACATCTTATGTGATAACTCTACTTTAACATAATtccattaaggggttacatcgGTTTcatgggttcaaaaaatcgatttttttttttttggcttataaatttctacaacatctcaagaatattatcctaaattttcaagtcgatccgaataatatgTAGTTTCGGAaaacagcctttggaaggtgtgcgctccaagccacttttattgttattcaaaactttaaacgcgtttttctcggaaccgtgtttgcaaagtcggttgtcaaatgttctcaacctatcttgatgaaattttacacaggtgttcgagatacaatttactcgtgcttggacggaggatttttgtttttcatttacaactacatatttaaaataaaaacaaaatgtcaagcaaatttcaccgaaattttcatttttttggaaaaatgtctgccgaaattccaatttttactttttttttccttcgttcaagcatgagtttatggtcttaaataaaacacttatttttgtttttttttcatttttgatgatcctgtcaggagttatgctgataacgcggacgcacctttttttcgaggggtcaccggaaatgacgtcacaatggaggagcttcaatttttttttttttttttaatttcagaaattattctttaaatatgtatctataacacagaaaaaagtttgaattaaataaatatttttttacataaaaatattgaaaataggcctctTTTTGCCGGACGAAacctatgtaaccccttaagcaaaTACTGGGGGCAAAAAGCTTTCTGACAGAAACATTATTACGTCATGTATGTTTTTGACTTTCCTATTTATATATAACTCTACTGTCATGACCCCGATTACcccagccaatcagctgattccttcaaattcgctgagaaccggttaacggtctgatgtttgCGACATCCCTGAATTGTTTTCACCTATAAACATTCTCGGAGATTggcaatttcaaaaatatttctccagCGTGTATCAAGCAACGTAAACATTAGACGGCTAATAAAACCTCGTAAATTGTATCTCATTTTTTGCGATATGTGTACTAACAATTTCGgtcttttctgaaattttttgaaatcaattaattaaaagaGACTAgtcggaggatggttccatgtgtagaagtccacgcaagtggggaaagttactgatcgccattcacttgggagtggccaggacgattcttctacatatggttcaagcagctcacaacgtccgggattagcccacgtatcctctggttagcttccgaacacccgttcgggagtgagctaacgtgagaaggcgaagcatcccagcatagctggttgtgcgctgggcttgggacccgccacttaaaaagcccccgaatgaaaacagcaacaaagcctcggatgagaacttccaacactgatgacgacccctgcaaacgaaataaggaatacgatttgagagcatgcacctggaatgtccggtcccttaatggggaaggtgtctctgcccggctggttgatgtcc comes from Anastrepha ludens isolate Willacy chromosome 3, idAnaLude1.1, whole genome shotgun sequence and encodes:
- the LOC128856813 gene encoding katanin p80 WD40 repeat-containing subunit B1 isoform X2, encoding MALARKLTAKIYEIKAHDGNVTSLDLGETGSVLVTGGQDRNVNLWAIGREELFMSLTGHNRPIDCVRFAYNDDFVYSADDIGIIRRWDLNAQTICSTLNGHMKSVRTLDFNPSGEYVVSGSNDTTVRLWDVRNQNRCIKIYRGHIAQVNSVKFSPDGLWIASAGTEGSVIIWDIRKSKQIMDFSEQPPAAAITCIQFHPFEFLLAVGRVDGTVCIYDLESQLRISQTESESQFYGHPIKCITFSENGECLFVGTAAGISVIGWEPDREFDHIISTWTALGDMKVVNRKLICGSYEQSIVSINALSIDRVFPFYNPSNTTPAAFSHNSTTRKSFSRGSQKLRLSITGPKASRLVEENEDNRSPSLDGHSSPNLSLELVDESLLDTTSPPQAPASAISSLNGMSSNSVNSNTLNFDASYRGMTHLTHKSNTSPPYNFPSIASSTGYSSFSGNGICSLNFDGPSSLKMPGERDIYLHMPMTNSFANEIEYNLNESNPPVISNYDHTEMVEDFPVNQNNHQQPNGPNSVSSTTATMGPAQQIPAFKGSKSKTTTSAQKRTTHIAISTSGKSHTNSSHQQRSKLSQVSSVSSTELHKLDDNMPLKKSASSHFVNKTKRVNDTQSNLNKENARNKNISVQIYAKPPTRSRTTLELRSPQRQVAAAQRQANIPVNYRPDPTLLTQPNMNQKSFGNRQNIDDSLEIQMLLASHEQIYQELSNRHATLQLIRSSTRSHDIIGALKQAIKTGRTVFVDLLGAIMEKTSSWNLDLCLLLLPEIYELLQSPHKFHYTRGCDTLRVILSNFLPIIQDNIDPWSNILGVDVSREERHRKCIECQHWLLQIRSLPESSHFGSTLSQLQNMIVNI
- the LOC128856813 gene encoding katanin p80 WD40 repeat-containing subunit B1 isoform X1 — its product is MALARKLTAKIYEIKAHDGNVTSLDLGETGSVLVTGGQDRNVNLWAIGREELFMSLTGHNRPIDCVRFAYNDDFVYSADDIGIIRRWDLNAQTICSTLNGHMKSVRTLDFNPSGEYVVSGSNDTTVRLWDVRNQNRCIKIYRGHIAQVNSVKFSPDGLWIASAGTEGSVIIWDIRKSKQIMDFSEQPPAAAITCIQFHPFEFLLAVGRVDGTVCIYDLESQLRISQTESESQFYGHPIKCITFSENGECLFVGTAAGISVIGWEPDREFDHIISTWTALGDMKVVNRKLICGSYEQSIVSINALSIDRVFPFYNPSNTTPAAFSHNSTTRKSFSRGSQKLRLSITGPKASRLVEENEDNRSPSLDGHSSPNLSLELVDESLLDTTSPPQAPASAISSLNGMSSNSVNSNTLNFDASYRGMTHLTHKSNTSPPYNFPSIASSTGYSSFSGNGICSLNFDGPSSLKMPGERDIYLHMPMTNSFANEIEYNLNESNPPVISNYDHTEMVEDFPVNQNNHQQPNGPNSVSSTTATMGPAQQIPAFKGSKSKTTTSAQKRTTHIAISTSGKSHTNSSHQQRSKLSQVSSVSSTELHKLDDNMPLKKSASSHFVNKTKRVNDTQSNLNKENARNKNISVQIYAKPPTRSRTTLELRSPQRQVAAAQRQANRFSSYNADGSTITNIPVNYRPDPTLLTQPNMNQKSFGNRQNIDDSLEIQMLLASHEQIYQELSNRHATLQLIRSSTRSHDIIGALKQAIKTGRTVFVDLLGAIMEKTSSWNLDLCLLLLPEIYELLQSPHKFHYTRGCDTLRVILSNFLPIIQDNIDPWSNILGVDVSREERHRKCIECQHWLLQIRSLPESSHFGSTLSQLQNMIVNI